The following coding sequences lie in one Rutidosis leptorrhynchoides isolate AG116_Rl617_1_P2 chromosome 6, CSIRO_AGI_Rlap_v1, whole genome shotgun sequence genomic window:
- the LOC139853957 gene encoding uncharacterized protein: MCIAVFQENKCKILSDSWVQSLWGDANYGYVQKEVVGKSGGLLVIWGTSKFAIIDATSGDFYLAIKGKWKKSGEESIIVNVYGPHNDRSKKLMWDSLNNLVNSVDSAYLLCDDFKEMRDPSDRLNSQFHQSLWDDLSTIALDRNLLDHCRLVLMDKVIDYGSNPFKVFDEWFNCVDIDRVILEAWEQPIWGSRLDCNFRDRLKNVTLALKSWSKSNFGSLDSEIKDLQKEAMD, encoded by the exons ATGTGTATCGCGGTTTTTCAAGAAAATAAGTGTAAAATCTTGTCTGATAGTTGGGTACAATCTTTGTGGGGAGATGCGAATTATGGTTATGTTCAAAAGGAAGTTGTGGGTAAATCGGGAGGGTTGCTTGTGATATGGGGCACATCGAAGTTTGCGATTATTGATGCAACAAGTGGTGATTTTTATTTGGCAATTAAGGGTAAGTGGAAAAAATCGGGTGAAGAATCAATTATTGTTAATGTATATGGACCTCATAATGACAGAAGTAAGAAATTGATGTGGGATTCGTTGAATAATCTTGTCAATAGTGTTGATTCAGCTTATTTACTATGCGATGACTTCAAGGAGATGAGAGATCCCTCAGATAGACTTAACTCTCAATTCCATCAAA GTCTTTGGGACGATCTATCTACTATTGCTCTTGACCGTAATCTTTTAGACCATTGTCGATTGGTTCTCATGGATAAAGTGATTGACTATGGTTCAAATCCATTTAAAGTGTTCGATGAGTGGTTCAATTGTGTTGATATTGACCGGGTCATCTTGGAGGCATGGGAACAACCAATTTGGGGTTCTAGATTGGATTGTAATTTTAGGGATAGGCTTAAAAATGTGACATTGGCTTTAAAAAGTTGGAGTAAATCAAACTTTGGTAGTTTAGATAGTGAAATTAAGGATCTACAAAAAGAAGCAATGGATTAG